The Candidatus Babeliales bacterium DNA window TGTGCTCCATCAATATTTATACAGCTGCAGGCAAAGAAGCCTTTGATGAACTTAAAAAAATATTAATCCTCTATAAACCATCATTGCGCAAAGCGCTTGCAGATTCTATAGACGCTCGTCGAGTTCCTGATCTTCTTTTTAAATTCGACCGCCAATTTGATAAAGTTCAACGGCTGGAAGAACTATTAGAAAAAATTAAAACAGAAGAACCAGAACCAACAGAAGAACCTGTATCATGATGCTTTTCCCCTTCTTTGTATGTTGGGGGTCATTTTTAAATGTCGTTGCATATCGCTTACTGCATAATGAAAATATAGTGTGGCCACGATCTGCCTGTCCGCACTGTAAAACAGAAATTGCATGGTATGATCTTATTCCCGTTATCTCATGGCTTATGCTACGAGGAAAATGTCGTACGTGCCATCAACCAATTTCTATTCTATACCCACTCATTGAGCTGTTTACCGGTGTATTGTTTACCGCAGCATATATACTCATCTCACACCAATTTTTAATCGCATATTATATTTTTTTCTCTGCTTTGATAGTCACGATCCGCTCTGACTTAGAAACGATGCTTATATCCCGTTTCGTCACCCTATTTTTAATCCCGCTTGGTCTACTATTTAGCTTTTTTAATGCACTACCTATATCTACCTTAGATAGCCTACTGGGCGCTCTTTTTGGTTACCTATCCCTCTACATCGTTGCACAAATATTTTGGTGGTGTACAAAGAAAGAAGGAATCGGGGAAGGAGATTTTGAACTATTAGCATTCATCGGTTCATTTACCGGTCTTTATGGATGCTGGATGAGCCTAACAATAGGCTCAATCATCGGATCAATTCTCGGATTGCTCTACATGATTATAACCAAAAGCGATAGATCTCTAAAAATACCCTTCGGTCCTTTTCTCGCGCTAGGGGCGATCACCTCTGTCCTATTGCAAACATCGCTCGCATCATCGATATGGCACCTCTATTAAACAATGAACTTTTTCAGATCACGCAAAAACAAAAAAAGCGAACTTTTGAAAGTCCGCTTTTTTCTATGACCATTTAAAAAACGTCATTATTGTTCTATGTCATCCTGCACAACAACAATGTTATTGTTATGATCTACCGAGAGGATATCCAATCTTCCATCACCATCAATATCAGCTGCTGCAAGAATTAGAAACTCTTTATCGCTTACAAACCCTTGTCCAAGGAATGTCGCTTGAGCTCCTAATTTACCAGTAAAATAGTTCTGCCCTTCATGTCCTGAAGATATGCCGTAGGTGTAATAAAATTTCTCATTTGCACCACCGCCAGCGTATCCCTCTGGCTGCCATCCAACTCCTCCGCTTCCATTCAACACATCAGAATATTTACCATGTTCAGCAAAATATGCTTTTTGCGCTGCATAGATCGAATGTAAGTTCACATACGCCTCTGCTCGTTTTGATTTTGCCAAAAACCGCATACCCGTTGGTACTGCAATCATTGCAAGAAGCGCAAGAATCGCAATAACCATCATCAACTCAATCAAAGTAAATCCTAACGCCCTATCCATGTATTTCTTCACGCCACACCCTTTCTTTTAAGAATTATCCTACAATCACCATACCCAACCATTATCTGATATGGCAACAATTTACGGATGACAACTATTTCTATGCGCAATATAAACAACTTTTGCTTTTATTAAAAAATGCACATTATCGAAAAATTGTTATGCCGTATTTTTGTTCAAGCATCGAAACTGGATAGGCACCTTGACGCACTAAACGTATCATTGGACCGGTGCAATCCAAAATAGTTGAAGGCTGATCCCCCTTATCATCTGAAATATCTGTGACCACATATGGCACTGCCCCCACAATACTCTGCTCGAGGCCTGCGGCGTTAGTCGGTACTGCCCCTCCGGCGCTATTGGCGCTCGTGGAAAACAGGCCGTCATACAGGGCCAGCAACGACAAGAGCCCCGCATGCTGAGGAAGGCGCAGTGCAATCGTCCCTTGCAGCCCCTTAACATAATCTGGCGCATCTGGCCTTGCTTTAAACAACAAGGTAAGCGGCCCAGGCCAGCAACTATCAATAAGCCTTTGTACATCACCTGCCAGCGGCATATCCACAAAATGCGCTATTTTATCTTTAGAACCAATCAATATTAAATAGGGCTTTTCTGACCGTTGCTTAATCTGATTTAACGCCAAGTAGCCTTGCTGAGAAATCGGGGCTAACAACCCCAATACCGTATCAGTCGAAGTAACCACCGCCGCACTAGCCGACAACTCTTGTCGCAATTTATCTAATGTTCCTTCTTGAAACCAATGTAGATATTTTTTGTCTATACTTTTCACACAGCAACCTTTTATTTTTACAAACAACTTTTCAGCTTGAAATCAAAAACCAAAGAAAATATCATCCATACATAGCAAACAAAGGGATTTTGGCAGTTTTCATGCATTCCAAAAATTATCTACGATTCCACCATATAATTTCTTGTTTGACATTTTTGACATCTGCTTATACCCTTACTTCATACAGTATACAATAATTACGTTTTACTCCCTTTTCTTACTGAATTTTTAACGTAAAACAACAATTATTGCTATTGATTCTATTTATAACATTTTTTGGAGTTTTCATGAAAAATACAACCAAGCAAACCAGCAAAGCGCCCATAACGCTGGGCAAGCAACGGAGCTATAACGAGATAGTTGAGTTTCTTGATAATAATTGGACAACAAACAGTTCCGACCTCTCATTATCTTGCATAAAAAAACTCGACACCGCTTTTGAATCACTTTCACAAAAACAAAATATCATTGTCGTAAATGGAACAAATGGTAAAAGTCTAACTATTCATTTCGCCATTCAACTACTGAAAGAAGAAGGACTTAAAGTTGGCGCCTTCGCTTCTCCACATATCCTTCTTTATAATGAGCGCTTTAATCTACAAGGCGAATCGATTTCAAGCAAGCTATTTACCGAAATAGCAAATGAAGTTATTAATACTGCCGAAGCTCTTGAAATAACGCCAAATTCTTATGAAATTCTTACAATCATGGCATTGTTATATTTCAAGAAAAACGATGTCGATGTCATACTTTTTGAATCAACGGATCACCCGCTTATCTCTTTATTCCATCCTAGAATCACCGCTGTTACACGCGTTACTCTTGACAATGCGCTTCCTGCAAGCCAAGAAGTTGAAGTGCGCATCCAAAAACTTTTAAGCACGGTCAAAAAAGGAACACATGTTGTTTCAGCCGATCAAAGTAAATTAAACTTACAGATCATGCTTGATGTAGTAAAAGAAAAAGGTGGCCAGTGGGATATGCCTATCAGAAAACTCGCCCCGTTAGAGTACCCATATGAGCAATTACATGGACGTTGTGCAGCGCTTGCTGAACGTATTTCATCAATCTACGTTAACGATTTTGCTAATAAAAATGCAGTTGTAGTTGCAGGCACACTTCTTACTAAGCAAAAAGGTCGTCGCGGTCGCCCAACACTAGAAGCAAAACGCCAAGGCGATTTGAACCCAAAGAAAACAGTTGAGCAATTTTGGAAAGAAGAGCAACAACTCCTTGCAAATCGTTTCCAAATACTTGATAAAGAAAAGCCAACTATCCTTCTTGATACCGCAAGCAACCTCGATGCTTTTAAAAACTTATTACTCGGTATCCGCTTACTTCATTACAAACGCCCATTAAAAGGTCTTACCCTATTAATTGGCTGCAACAACAATGACATCGATTTAACTGAATTTCTTAAATTATTACGATACTTCTTCAAAAAAACATCTGGCAACGTAATGCTTTGTCCAATTCAAGCACTTCCTGGCCATTCCGGTGGAACCCCATGGGATGTTGAAAAAGTAACGAATGATACAAAAAGCATGAAAATAAAAGCAAAAGCATACAATAACTTCAAAGATGGGTTTGAAGCTGCATGCAAATCGGTTGATGAACGACACGGCCTTGTGATCGTTACTGGTTCTCCATCAATCGTTACTGAATACTGGAAGTATAAAGGTGTTAAAAAATTATAGCTCTTACCACATACATACAGATTAACAACATATGATTAGATCTATACTTATCGGTTGCGCAAGCGGAACATTATATGGACTCTTCTTCTTATATCAGAGAAGAAGAGTCTTCTCTGTATCAAAAAAAACAAGCCGTATCATCCTTGAAGCAATCCTCCTATCTCTCATTCGCTTTGCATTTCTCGCGTTTTTTTTCATTTATCTATTGCGATCCAATCAAATTAGTCTTATAATTTTGATTATATCGTTTCTTTGTGCATTTTGGCTTATAGTGATTAATGCAAAGACCAACCCTAATGGAAAACCTTGATCTTTTTTCCGTCGAACATTGGCAACCATTTGCTCTATTTGGTTTGACCCATCCTTTCTTTAATATCAATAAAGAAACGGTCGTCTATACTTGGATCATTTTAGGAATTTTATTTGTATGTT harbors:
- a CDS encoding ribosome-binding factor A, with translation MDKNPRVKTIKQAQKETQMYREISRLFAQITRDDSRLDGLFVNSVTLSPDKGMCSINIYTAAGKEAFDELKKILILYKPSLRKALADSIDARRVPDLLFKFDRQFDKVQRLEELLEKIKTEEPEPTEEPVS
- a CDS encoding prepilin peptidase; translation: MMLFPFFVCWGSFLNVVAYRLLHNENIVWPRSACPHCKTEIAWYDLIPVISWLMLRGKCRTCHQPISILYPLIELFTGVLFTAAYILISHQFLIAYYIFFSALIVTIRSDLETMLISRFVTLFLIPLGLLFSFFNALPISTLDSLLGALFGYLSLYIVAQIFWWCTKKEGIGEGDFELLAFIGSFTGLYGCWMSLTIGSIIGSILGLLYMIITKSDRSLKIPFGPFLALGAITSVLLQTSLASSIWHLY
- a CDS encoding prepilin-type N-terminal cleavage/methylation domain-containing protein, whose translation is MKKYMDRALGFTLIELMMVIAILALLAMIAVPTGMRFLAKSKRAEAYVNLHSIYAAQKAYFAEHGKYSDVLNGSGGVGWQPEGYAGGGANEKFYYTYGISSGHEGQNYFTGKLGAQATFLGQGFVSDKEFLILAAADIDGDGRLDILSVDHNNNIVVVQDDIEQ
- a CDS encoding L-threonylcarbamoyladenylate synthase, giving the protein MKSIDKKYLHWFQEGTLDKLRQELSASAAVVTSTDTVLGLLAPISQQGYLALNQIKQRSEKPYLILIGSKDKIAHFVDMPLAGDVQRLIDSCWPGPLTLLFKARPDAPDYVKGLQGTIALRLPQHAGLLSLLALYDGLFSTSANSAGGAVPTNAAGLEQSIVGAVPYVVTDISDDKGDQPSTILDCTGPMIRLVRQGAYPVSMLEQKYGITIFR